The Methanocaldococcus infernus ME region ATTTATTAGTTTATATATTTGGATAAAATAGAAAAATATGTTTTAAGTTGAAGTTAATAATTAAAAAAGAGATAAAATTATAAAAATTTTTAATTAATGTATGGAACCCTTATTTCTCTAAGTAAGAGTCTCTTAACATATCTCTTCTTGTATCCCTTTGAAGCTAACTTTATGCTGTTCTTAACATTCATTTCATTGTAGTAATTTCTTATCTCCAAGATTAAGTTCTTAACCTTACACTTCCTTAGCTCATTTAAAACCATCTTCCAGTTAATATTTCCCTCTCCTAAGGGTAAGTGGTTATCAACAAAACCAAAGTTGTCATGTAGATGGACATGCTCTATATATGGTCTTAGCATTTTAAAGTATTCTCTCATGCTCATTCCATACTTATTACACATTAGATAGGCATGACCAACATCTAAGGTTACTCCAATCTCATCATCAAGTAAGCCAGAGAACTCATGGGGAAAGGCTCCAATTCTATTATCACAGAGGTTTTCAAGGACTATCTTAACAGAGTATTCATTTGCCAAGTTAATTAAAGACTTTAAAGCTCTTAGAGTATTTATATATGCCTTATGGTAAGAACCATTTATGTCTCCACCATGGATAACAACATACTTAATATTAAGTAATGAAGCTATTTTAAAGACATTCTCCATTATCTTTAAATCCCTCTCTCCCTTTCCAAGGTCTACACAAACACTATTTGGCTCATCAGATGTTGGAGAGTGGAGTGTGTATTTAACATTTAAAGTTGATAAATAGTCTATAGCTTCTCTATTAATCTCTCCATCCTTATCCAATAGAGGAATATCACTGAATCCAAGCTCTACACAATTAACTTTTAGCTCATCTAAGCTAAAGCCTTTATTTGTTATCTCACTAACTAAGTATGAGCAGATCCCTATCATAGCCATCTCACAGATTTTGCTTTCAAGTTTCATACTAAGAGTTAATTATATATAAACTTAACTATTGTTGAATATTAGTTCATAAAAGGTGAACTTTATGGATAAAGCTGTGATTTTGGCAGCTGGGTTAGCCAAGAGAATGGGAGAACCAGAGACTCCAAAGGGGTTAATAAAGATTGCTGGAAGAGAAATATTATATAGAAATATGAAAATATTGGAAAACTTAGGAGTAAAGGAGTTTATAATTATAACCAACACTAAATACTATAAAAAATTTGAAGAGTTTTTAAAAAAGTATAACTTCAGGGGAAAAGTAGTTATAAATAAAGAGCCTGAGAGAGAAAATGGTTACTCTCTCTACTTAGCTAAGGACTATGTTAAAGAGCCTTTTATTTTAATGATGAGTGACCACATCTATGGGGAAGACTTTTTAAAAGAGGCTATTAAAGGAGAGGGCTTAGTTGCTGATAGAGAGCCAAGATATATAGATGTAGAAGAGGCTACAAAGGTTAAGGTTTTAAATAATAGGGTTAAAGATATTGGGAAACATTTAAAGGAGTTTGATGCTGTAGATACTGGCTTCTTTATCCTAACTCCTGAAATTTTTAAGACTATAGAGAAAATTAATAAGGAGAAGATAACTTTAAGTGAAGTAATGAAAGAGGCTGAGGTTAAGGTTCATTTTGTTGATGGTAAGTTTTGGACAGATGTTGACACCCCAGAGGAGATAAAGAGGGCTAAGTGGTTATTAATAAAGAACTCTGTTAAGGGAACTGGAGATGGGTTTATATCAAGGTATATAAATAGGAAGATATCAACAAGGATAAGTTATTTTTTAGTTGATCACTTAACCCCTAATCAAATGACTGTCATCTCTTTTATCTTAGGAATTCTGTCAGCTTTACTATGCTTCATAAGCATTCCCTTAGGAGGAATATTTTATCAA contains the following coding sequences:
- a CDS encoding sugar phosphate isomerase/epimerase family protein, translated to MIGICSYLVSEITNKGFSLDELKVNCVELGFSDIPLLDKDGEINREAIDYLSTLNVKYTLHSPTSDEPNSVCVDLGKGERDLKIMENVFKIASLLNIKYVVIHGGDINGSYHKAYINTLRALKSLINLANEYSVKIVLENLCDNRIGAFPHEFSGLLDDEIGVTLDVGHAYLMCNKYGMSMREYFKMLRPYIEHVHLHDNFGFVDNHLPLGEGNINWKMVLNELRKCKVKNLILEIRNYYNEMNVKNSIKLASKGYKKRYVKRLLLREIRVPYIN
- a CDS encoding bifunctional L-myo-inositol-1-phosphate cytidylyltransferase/CDP-L-myo-inositol myo-inositolphosphotransferase → MDKAVILAAGLAKRMGEPETPKGLIKIAGREILYRNMKILENLGVKEFIIITNTKYYKKFEEFLKKYNFRGKVVINKEPERENGYSLYLAKDYVKEPFILMMSDHIYGEDFLKEAIKGEGLVADREPRYIDVEEATKVKVLNNRVKDIGKHLKEFDAVDTGFFILTPEIFKTIEKINKEKITLSEVMKEAEVKVHFVDGKFWTDVDTPEEIKRAKWLLIKNSVKGTGDGFISRYINRKISTRISYFLVDHLTPNQMTVISFILGILSALLCFISIPLGGIFYQISSIVDGVDGEIARASLRTSKLGGYIDSILDRYVDFFFLLVLAYLTISSTLMWVIACLAIFGSVMVSYSTERYKAAFGRDIYKDIKEMKYLIGKRDERVFLTMIFCLLQKVELLFIILAIITNIRVILTLYLVCKKVRE